A genomic region of Mycobacterium senriense contains the following coding sequences:
- a CDS encoding uracil-DNA glycosylase codes for MQDVHVLAHPRTGQMFGSPVGAGAGWPGDPATPQTPVATDAAAVAELAGHAGSIPEIDALVSVCRACPRLVTWREDVAVVKRRAFADQPYWGRPVPSWGSVRPRLLIVGLAPAAHGANRTGRMFTGDRSGDQLYAALYRAGLVNQPTSVDAADGLQTKKIRIVAPVRCAPPANAPTTEERDACWPWLQAEWRLVSEDVRVVVALGGFGWQIALRLPGTLAGRKPRFGHGVVADLAPGVRLLGCYHPSQQNMFTGRLTPAMLDDVFHDAKELAGIK; via the coding sequence ATGCAGGATGTTCATGTGCTCGCCCACCCACGCACCGGCCAGATGTTCGGCTCTCCGGTGGGGGCCGGCGCCGGATGGCCGGGTGATCCGGCCACGCCGCAGACCCCGGTGGCAACGGATGCCGCCGCCGTCGCCGAGCTCGCCGGACACGCCGGTTCCATTCCCGAAATCGATGCGCTGGTCAGTGTCTGCCGGGCCTGCCCGCGATTGGTCACCTGGCGCGAGGACGTCGCGGTCGTCAAGCGCCGAGCCTTTGCCGACCAACCGTATTGGGGGCGACCGGTGCCCAGCTGGGGGTCGGTGCGGCCCCGGCTGTTGATCGTCGGGTTGGCGCCCGCCGCGCACGGCGCCAACCGGACCGGGCGGATGTTCACCGGCGACCGCTCGGGCGACCAGTTGTACGCGGCGCTGTACCGGGCCGGACTGGTGAACCAGCCGACCAGTGTCGACGCCGCGGATGGGTTGCAGACCAAGAAGATTCGCATCGTCGCGCCGGTGCGGTGTGCACCGCCCGCCAACGCCCCGACGACCGAGGAGCGCGACGCCTGCTGGCCGTGGCTGCAGGCCGAATGGCGATTGGTGTCCGAGGATGTCCGCGTGGTCGTGGCCCTGGGCGGATTCGGCTGGCAGATCGCGCTGCGGCTGCCGGGCACCCTCGCGGGGCGCAAGCCGCGGTTCGGCCACGGCGTCGTTGCCGATTTGGCGCCCGGTGTGCGATTGCTCGGCTGCTACCACCCGAGCCAGCAAAACATGTTCACCGGTAGGTTGACACCAGCAATGCTCGACGACGTCTTTCACGACGCAAAAGAACTGGCAGGGATCAAGTGA
- a CDS encoding FAD-binding protein: protein MTKVLVSGASVAGAATAFWLGRHGFSVTVVERHRGPRPGGQAIDVRGPALTVLERMGLLGAAQKRKTQIQGSSVVDRDGNEISRDTEAVPSGPSGAPIDSPNVELLRDDLVEVLYGASQWTAEYVFDDTITAVQDDGAAVRVSFERAAPRSFDLVIGADGLHSNVRRLVFGPEEDFIERLGTHAAIFTVPNFLDLDYWQMWHYGDASMAGVYSARNNAEARAMVGFMDPDLRIDYRDTEAQLAELERRMAGDGWVRPQLLEYMRSAPDFYFDEMAQIKMDRWSRGRVALVGDAGYCCSPLSGQGTSVALLGAYILAGELKAAAQDGTVDYEAGFANYHREFSDYVKRNQWLVVDNIPGGAPIPQEVFDRIVASITLKDY from the coding sequence GTGACCAAGGTTCTGGTATCGGGCGCCAGCGTGGCGGGTGCGGCGACCGCGTTTTGGCTAGGGCGGCACGGCTTTTCGGTGACCGTGGTGGAGCGCCACCGGGGGCCGAGGCCGGGTGGTCAGGCGATCGACGTACGCGGACCGGCGTTGACCGTGCTCGAGCGGATGGGCTTGCTGGGCGCCGCCCAGAAGCGCAAGACGCAAATCCAGGGGTCCTCGGTCGTCGATCGTGACGGCAACGAAATATCCCGGGACACCGAGGCTGTGCCCTCTGGCCCCTCTGGGGCCCCTATCGACAGTCCCAACGTCGAGCTGTTGCGCGACGACTTGGTCGAAGTGCTTTATGGCGCAAGCCAATGGACGGCCGAATATGTATTCGATGACACCATCACCGCCGTGCAGGACGACGGCGCGGCGGTCCGCGTCAGCTTCGAGCGCGCCGCGCCGCGCAGTTTCGATCTCGTGATCGGCGCCGACGGATTGCACTCCAATGTGCGGCGATTGGTCTTCGGGCCGGAAGAGGACTTCATCGAGAGGCTGGGCACGCACGCGGCGATCTTCACGGTGCCCAATTTCTTGGACCTGGACTACTGGCAGATGTGGCACTACGGGGACGCCAGCATGGCGGGGGTCTACAGCGCGCGCAACAACGCCGAGGCGCGGGCGATGGTCGGCTTCATGGATCCCGATCTGCGGATCGACTACCGCGACACCGAGGCTCAATTGGCCGAGCTGGAACGGCGGATGGCCGGCGACGGCTGGGTTCGCCCGCAGCTGTTGGAGTACATGCGGAGCGCACCGGATTTCTACTTCGACGAGATGGCGCAGATCAAGATGGATCGCTGGTCGCGGGGGAGGGTCGCGCTGGTCGGTGACGCCGGATACTGCTGTTCGCCCCTGTCGGGTCAGGGGACCAGCGTTGCGCTGCTGGGCGCTTACATCCTGGCCGGTGAGCTCAAGGCGGCCGCCCAGGACGGGACGGTCGACTATGAAGCGGGCTTCGCCAACTATCACCGCGAGTTCAGCGACTACGTCAAGCGCAACCAGTGGCTGGTGGTGGACAACATTCCGGGCGGTGCGCCGATACCGCAAGAGGTGTTCGACCGTATCGTCGCCTCCATCACGCTCAAGGACTACTGA